The window AAAGAATGCGAAACATGTTTGCGAAATAATTTGTGGTTGATGTTTAAATTGATAAACTTATTtcataatgtaaaaaaaaaaacaaaagatagacAACGACATTTGAATAATTGTTGAGCTTCCAGGTTCTAGCTCTATAAATGCAAGCTTCTTGGGATTGTTTTTCATATCCAAGAACGAAAAATCTCAATAACATCAAATAACAATGAAGTCTACATTGTTGGTGtggttctcctttcttctcttCGCCTTTGTTCTCTCAGTGCCGTCAATAGAAGCTTATACTGAGCCGGTGCTTGACATTCAGGGCGAAGAACTTAAAGCAGGCACGGAATACATCATCACTTCTATTTTCTGGGGAGCTCTAGGCGGGGATGTTTCTGCTACCAATAAAACTTGCCCGGATGATGTTATTCAATACTCTTCGGACCTGTTACAAGGCCTTCCAGTTACCTTCTCACCTGCCAGCTCCGAAGATGATATCATCCGAGTTTCTACTGATCTTAACATCAAGTTTTCTATTAAGAAAGCCTGTGACCACTCATCAGTCTGGAAGATTCAGAAATCTTCCAACTCGGAGGTACAATGGTTTGTGACAACGGGTGGGGAAGAAGGAAATCCTGGTATTGATACATTAACCAACTGGTTCAAGATTGAGAAGGCTGGCATAGGGTACAAGCTAGTTTCCTGTCCTGAAAACATTTGTCACTGCGGAGTTCTATGCAGGGATATTGGGATTTATCGTGAGAATAATGGACGTAGAATTCTGTCTCTTAGTGATAAACTGTCACCTTTCTTGGTTTTGTTTAAGAAGGTTGGGCCTTTAAGTTCATCCATATGAATGCTGAAAGCCTGAAAGGGTGTTGGCGCTAAATAATGATGGAATAGGCTAGCTGCTATTGTCTCTAGTCATGTTTCTtggctttttctttctttctagggGTCTCAATGGGTTCGTTGTCTCTTACTCCAAGCAGAGCCAGCTAGATCTTGGCTCCGCTGGTATAGTGATATACCCAGCTAATGTTTCAATGGATCCATGGATGATGTATccaaataacaacaacaataataataaaataatgag of the Populus nigra chromosome 7, ddPopNigr1.1, whole genome shotgun sequence genome contains:
- the LOC133698987 gene encoding 21 kDa seed protein-like; amino-acid sequence: MKSTLLVWFSFLLFAFVLSVPSIEAYTEPVLDIQGEELKAGTEYIITSIFWGALGGDVSATNKTCPDDVIQYSSDLLQGLPVTFSPASSEDDIIRVSTDLNIKFSIKKACDHSSVWKIQKSSNSEVQWFVTTGGEEGNPGIDTLTNWFKIEKAGIGYKLVSCPENICHCGVLCRDIGIYRENNGRRILSLSDKLSPFLVLFKKVGPLSSSI